One part of the Humulus lupulus chromosome 9, drHumLupu1.1, whole genome shotgun sequence genome encodes these proteins:
- the LOC133799918 gene encoding cycloartenol Synthase-like yields LLNRYGSWVVCFTYATWFRVKGLVVAGKNYSNCSGVRKACNFLLSKQVESGGWGESYLSCQDKVYSNLEGNRSHLVNTGWAMMALIDAGQAERDAEGYFISSDPKDEVHHVPLGPSAMKVGIDLVRKNDA; encoded by the exons TTGCTCAACAGGTATGGTTCATGGGTTGTTTGTTTTACTTACGCTACATGGTTTAGGGTCAAAGGGCTGGTGGTTGCTGGAAAGAACTACAGCAATTGCTCAGGCGTTCGCAAAGCGTGCAACTTTTTGCTATCGAAACAGGTTGAGTCTGGTGGGTGGGGAGAGAGCTATTTGTCATGCCAAGACAAG GTCTACTCAAATCTTGAGGGAAATAGGTCACATTTGGTCAACACTGGATGGGCTATGATGGCTCTCATTGATGCTGGACAG GCTGAGAGAGACgcagaaggttattttatctcaagtgacccaaaggatgaggttcaccatgttcctcttgggcctagtgctatgaaagtggggatagatcttgtgagaaagaatgatgca
- the LOC133799917 gene encoding cycloartenol synthase-like produces MEHIHYEDENTRYVCIGPMNKVLNMLCCWVEDPNSEAFKLHLPRINDYLWIAEDGMKMQGYNGSQLWDTSFAAQAIMSTDLVKEYSITLRKAREFIKTSQVLEDCPGDLDNWYRHISKGSWPFSTRDHGWPISDCTSERLKATLLLSKLPSDIVGEPLEPNRIYDAVNVILSLQNGDGGFATYELTRSYHWLELINPAETFGDIVIDYPYVECTSAAIQALTSFRKLYPGHRQEKREHCIKKATAYIEKFQASDGSWFVLCLSVYKL; encoded by the exons ATGGAGCATATACACTATGAAGATGAGAACACTCGTTATGTTTGCATTGGACCTATGAATAAG GTATTAAACATGCTTTGCTGTTGGGTTGAAGATCCAAATTCAGAGGCTTTCAAGTTGCACCTTCCAAGAATCAATGATTATCTATGGATTGCTGAAGATGGCATGAAAATGCAG GGGTATAATGGAAGTCAATTATGGGACACTAGTTTTGCTGCTCAGGCAATTATGTCAACTGATCTTGTCAAAGAATACAGCATAACTTTAAGAAAGGCACGTGAGTTCATTAAAACCTCACAG GTTTTAGAAGATTGCCCAGGTGATCTTGATAATTGGTATCGCCACATTTCAAAGGGTTCTTGGCCTTTCTCCACTCGTGATCATGGTTGGCCCATCTCAGATTGTACATCAGAAAGATTAAAA GCTACTCTTCTATTATCAAAACTTCCCTCAGATATTGTTGGTGAACCATTAGAGCCAAATCGTATATATGATGCTGTCAATGTCATTCTCTCATTACAG AATGGAGATGGTGGCTTTGCAACATATGAACTCACTAGATCCTACCATTGGTTGGAG CTGATCAATCCTGCTGAAACCTTTGGTGACATTGTCATTGATTATCC ATATGTGGAATGCACCTCGGCTGCTATTCAAGCTCTGACATCATTTAGAAAGTTGTACCCTGGTCACCGGCAAGAAAAAAGAGAGCATTGTATCAAGAAAGCGACTGCATACATTGAAAAGTTTCAAGCTTCAGATGGTTCATGGTTTGTCCTATGTTTATCAGTTTATAAGCTCTGA